From the genome of Candidatus Dormiibacterota bacterium, one region includes:
- the hemL gene encoding glutamate-1-semialdehyde 2,1-aminomutase: protein MVGIDRSAALFEEAQRLIPGGVNSPVRAYRAVGGNPPFIARGQGPWIFDVDGHRYLDLVCSWGPLILGHRPTAVLEALRAQLERGWTFGAPTEGEVRLAAAVSERMPAIEMLRLVNSGTEAAMSAVRLARAVTRRSKLIKFAGGYHGHADALLVEAGSGVATLGIPGTPGITPGAAGDTLVVSYNALDEVEAAMNRWPGQVAAIIVEPVAGNMGVVPPSPGFLAGLRKLTTNDGSLLIFDEVITGFRVARGGAQELYGVTPDLTCLGKVLGGGLPIGAYGGRREVMDQVAPAGPVYQAGTLSGNPLAVVAGLATLDALDDHAYRRLEGAGARVAAGLQSSAAAAGISLTVNRVGSMLTPFFTDQAVRDYAGAKQADTAFFASWFQRLLKKGVLIPPAQFEASFVSTAHDEEALAFLLSVLGESFTGLRPAVAPG from the coding sequence ATCGTAGGCATCGATCGGTCGGCCGCGCTCTTCGAGGAGGCACAGCGCCTGATCCCGGGCGGCGTCAACAGCCCGGTGCGCGCCTATCGCGCCGTCGGGGGCAACCCACCGTTCATCGCCCGCGGCCAGGGCCCGTGGATTTTTGATGTCGACGGCCATCGCTACCTGGACCTCGTCTGCTCCTGGGGACCACTCATCCTTGGCCACCGGCCGACCGCCGTCCTCGAGGCGCTGCGCGCCCAGCTCGAGCGTGGCTGGACGTTCGGCGCCCCGACCGAGGGCGAGGTACGTTTGGCAGCGGCGGTATCGGAGCGGATGCCGGCCATCGAGATGCTGCGACTGGTCAATTCGGGGACCGAGGCGGCGATGTCCGCCGTCCGGCTCGCGCGCGCGGTGACGCGCCGGTCCAAGCTGATCAAGTTTGCCGGCGGGTACCACGGGCACGCCGATGCGTTGCTGGTCGAGGCGGGCTCGGGCGTCGCCACGCTCGGTATCCCCGGCACGCCGGGGATCACGCCCGGAGCCGCGGGGGACACCCTGGTCGTCAGCTACAACGCGCTCGATGAGGTCGAGGCGGCCATGAACCGCTGGCCAGGCCAGGTTGCGGCGATCATCGTCGAACCGGTTGCGGGCAATATGGGCGTCGTGCCACCGTCGCCAGGCTTTCTTGCAGGATTGCGAAAGCTCACCACGAACGATGGCAGCCTGCTGATCTTCGATGAGGTCATCACGGGATTTCGCGTCGCCCGGGGTGGCGCGCAGGAACTGTACGGCGTGACACCGGATCTGACCTGCCTGGGAAAGGTCCTTGGCGGTGGTCTTCCCATCGGCGCCTACGGCGGCCGCCGGGAGGTCATGGACCAGGTCGCACCGGCCGGGCCCGTCTACCAGGCCGGGACGCTCTCCGGCAATCCGCTCGCCGTGGTGGCCGGGCTTGCCACGCTGGACGCACTCGACGACCACGCCTACCGGCGGTTGGAGGGCGCGGGAGCTCGCGTCGCCGCCGGGCTGCAGTCGTCTGCGGCCGCAGCCGGGATCTCGCTAACCGTCAACCGAGTGGGGTCGATGCTGACACCCTTCTTCACCGACCAGGCCGTTCGCGACTACGCCGGGGCCAAGCAGGCCGACACGGCGTTTTTTGCCAGCTGGTTCCAGCGTCTCCTGAAGAAAGGGGTCTTGATTCCGCCCGCACAGTTCGAAGCGTCCTTTGTCTCGACGGCGCACGACGAGGAAGCTCTCGCCTTCCTGCTGAGCGTGCTGGGCGAGTCCTTTACCGGGCTTCGGCCGGCTGTCGCGCCGGGATAA
- the hemA gene encoding glutamyl-tRNA reductase — MKFVVLGLSHKSAPLDVREQVFIPETGVGECVRRLIDHDLIESGVLLSTCNRTELYAIASANDTPDRLFESFGLWPHQLPFEAWQRYAYRLTGDDAMDHLFRVAGGLDSLMIGEAQVLGQLKRALSLARQAGALDAQLEIIIRGALRAAKRIRHETGLGRRPVSVGHAAVAATQDVLGGLAGRNVLLLGAGEMSEVTLRLLRNQRIGSVYLASRRFERADEVAQTGGAAAVPFDGIEEIIGSVDIIVSSSSAPHHLLDAGRVTTFQERRGGRPLLIVDMAVPRDVDPDAAGVAGVHLLNIDDLQRVAETNREAREAFVPAAEEIVAEEVRATGQALDARESAPTVQALVSRVERLRDGVLERHLARVPASEVETREAMRDLADALTAKFLHGPIRALRESPDPTLEAAVINDAFELDRNPS; from the coding sequence GTGAAGTTTGTCGTTCTTGGCCTGAGTCATAAGTCAGCACCGCTCGACGTCCGGGAGCAGGTCTTCATTCCTGAGACCGGGGTCGGCGAGTGCGTTCGCCGTCTCATCGATCACGATCTGATCGAGAGCGGCGTTCTGCTATCAACCTGCAACCGGACCGAGCTCTACGCGATCGCCTCTGCCAACGACACTCCGGATCGGCTCTTCGAGTCGTTTGGCCTGTGGCCGCACCAGCTGCCCTTCGAGGCCTGGCAGCGCTACGCGTATCGGCTCACGGGCGACGATGCGATGGATCACCTGTTCCGGGTGGCCGGCGGTCTCGACTCGCTGATGATCGGCGAGGCGCAGGTGCTCGGACAGCTCAAGCGGGCGCTGTCGCTGGCCCGGCAGGCCGGTGCGCTCGACGCCCAGCTGGAGATCATCATCCGAGGCGCGCTGCGGGCCGCCAAGCGCATCCGCCACGAAACGGGGCTTGGGCGGCGGCCGGTATCGGTGGGCCATGCCGCAGTGGCGGCGACGCAGGACGTCCTTGGCGGCCTCGCCGGCCGGAATGTGCTGCTGCTCGGCGCCGGCGAGATGAGCGAAGTGACGTTGCGCCTCTTGCGCAACCAACGGATCGGCAGCGTCTATCTCGCCTCGAGGCGATTCGAACGTGCCGACGAGGTCGCACAGACTGGCGGCGCGGCGGCGGTTCCGTTCGATGGGATCGAAGAGATCATCGGCTCGGTCGACATCATCGTCTCGTCGAGCAGCGCCCCGCACCATCTGCTCGACGCCGGCCGGGTCACGACGTTCCAGGAGCGTCGTGGCGGCCGCCCGCTGCTGATCGTCGACATGGCGGTCCCGCGCGATGTCGATCCCGACGCTGCCGGCGTTGCCGGTGTCCACCTCCTGAACATCGATGACCTTCAACGCGTCGCCGAGACCAACCGCGAAGCACGCGAGGCCTTCGTTCCCGCCGCCGAGGAGATCGTTGCGGAAGAGGTGCGAGCGACGGGGCAGGCCCTGGATGCTCGCGAGTCGGCGCCGACGGTGCAAGCGCTGGTGAGTCGCGTGGAGCGCTTGCGCGATGGTGTGCTCGAGCGTCATCTGGCGCGGGTCCCGGCGAGCGAGGTGGAGACGCGCGAGGCCATGCGCGACCTCGCCGATGCCCTGACCGCCAAGTTTCTCCACGGCCCAATCCGCGCGCTCCGCGAGAGCCCCGACCCGACCCTGGAAGCCGCCGTCATCAACGACGCCTTCGAGCTCGACCGGAACCCATCGTAG
- a CDS encoding acyl-CoA carboxylase subunit beta, protein MSAPDPTAKQDAKDQLKVRSETARAGGSAKYAEKLRQEHKLPVRRRLELLLDPDFLIEDGLLAHSEEPGYGADGVVTVIGRIEGRTVCVMANDPTVKAGSWGPRTVEKIIRIQETAERLRVPIFYLVDSAGARITDQVQMFPGRRHAGRIFHQEVRLSGVVPQICLLFGPSAAGGAYIPAFCDITIMVEGNASMYLGSPRMAEMVIGEKVTLEEMGGARMHSTVSGVGDTLVASDEEAIEAGRRYLSYFPQNWTETPRPAPSAEARPPVPLDTLVPEDEGRAFNMQQLIDGVIDAGSFFEIKKLYAKEIICGLARIDGRVVGVVANQSMQKGGILFVDSADKAARFIWLCDAFNIPLLFLADVPGFMIGTVVERQGIIRHGAKMIAAVAEATVPKISVIVRKAYGAGLYAMAGPAYEPNATLALPTAMIGVMGPSAAVNAVFYNKIQELPEAERPAYVQKLQEEYREDIDLYRLASDLIVDAVVAPTELRTELVDRFAAYATSQRPRVERKHGVFPV, encoded by the coding sequence ATGAGCGCGCCGGATCCGACGGCGAAGCAGGACGCCAAGGACCAGCTCAAGGTTCGATCCGAGACGGCGCGGGCCGGTGGGTCGGCGAAGTATGCGGAAAAACTGCGGCAGGAGCACAAGCTGCCAGTTCGACGCCGGCTCGAGTTGCTGCTCGACCCCGATTTTCTGATCGAGGACGGACTGCTCGCCCACAGCGAGGAACCCGGCTACGGCGCCGATGGCGTCGTGACGGTCATCGGCCGGATCGAGGGGCGGACGGTGTGCGTGATGGCCAACGACCCGACGGTCAAGGCCGGATCCTGGGGACCGCGCACGGTGGAGAAGATCATTCGCATCCAGGAGACTGCCGAACGGCTGCGCGTCCCGATCTTCTACCTGGTGGACTCAGCCGGAGCGCGGATCACCGACCAGGTGCAGATGTTCCCAGGGCGGCGGCACGCGGGTCGCATCTTCCACCAGGAAGTGCGACTGTCCGGCGTGGTGCCGCAGATCTGCCTGCTCTTCGGCCCCTCGGCCGCGGGCGGTGCCTACATCCCCGCCTTTTGCGACATCACGATCATGGTCGAGGGCAACGCCAGCATGTACCTCGGGTCCCCGCGGATGGCGGAGATGGTGATCGGCGAGAAGGTGACGCTCGAGGAGATGGGCGGGGCCCGAATGCACTCGACCGTCAGCGGCGTCGGCGACACCCTGGTTGCCTCCGACGAAGAGGCGATCGAGGCGGGACGGCGCTACCTCTCCTATTTCCCACAGAACTGGACGGAGACGCCTCGTCCGGCCCCCTCGGCCGAGGCCAGGCCGCCGGTGCCACTGGACACCCTCGTACCCGAGGACGAGGGGCGCGCCTTCAACATGCAGCAGCTGATCGACGGGGTGATCGACGCGGGCAGCTTCTTCGAGATCAAGAAGCTCTATGCAAAGGAGATCATCTGTGGGTTGGCGCGCATCGATGGGCGGGTGGTCGGCGTGGTCGCCAACCAGTCGATGCAAAAGGGCGGGATCCTCTTCGTCGACTCCGCCGACAAGGCGGCACGCTTCATCTGGCTGTGCGACGCCTTCAACATCCCGCTGCTCTTTCTCGCCGACGTACCAGGTTTCATGATCGGCACCGTCGTCGAGCGGCAGGGGATCATCCGCCACGGCGCCAAGATGATCGCCGCGGTGGCGGAGGCCACTGTCCCGAAGATCTCTGTGATCGTGCGCAAGGCGTACGGCGCCGGCCTCTATGCCATGGCCGGTCCGGCGTACGAGCCGAACGCGACGCTGGCATTGCCGACGGCGATGATCGGCGTGATGGGCCCGAGCGCCGCCGTCAACGCCGTCTTCTACAACAAGATCCAGGAGCTGCCGGAGGCCGAGCGCCCGGCGTACGTTCAGAAGCTCCAGGAAGAGTATCGAGAGGACATCGACCTCTACCGGCTGGCGTCGGACCTGATCGTCGACGCGGTCGTGGCGCCCACGGAGCTCCGGACCGAGCTCGTCGATCGCTTCGCCGCCTATGCGACCAGCCAGCGCCCGCGGGTGGAGCGCAAGCACGGCGTCTTCCCGGTCTGA
- a CDS encoding hydroxymethylglutaryl-CoA lyase encodes MSAALRVDWVEVGPRDGLQSWPRTLATPAKVGLVASLLDCGFRRVEATSMVHPKWVPQLADAEAVLEALQDRIDQLRVLVPNRRGLDRARGSGVRNVAVTVAATDGYNQHNLNCSVEETLQEIQSIAAEARRDRIVVDASLSVAFGCPYEGAVPPERVAEVAAALADAGIEEIALADTIGVANPAQVEALFQTLKERLPAIRWGAHFHDTRGTALANLLSALETGVNLFEGSVGGIGGSPFAPGAAGNLCSEDALAMLEAMGIATGVDVSRLIVVSRGLERTLGAPMPGRIHALAPPETGSVSA; translated from the coding sequence ATGAGCGCGGCCCTGCGGGTCGACTGGGTGGAAGTCGGACCCCGCGACGGGTTGCAGAGCTGGCCACGGACGCTGGCCACCCCGGCAAAAGTGGGCCTCGTGGCGAGCCTGCTCGATTGCGGATTTCGACGCGTCGAGGCCACCTCCATGGTGCACCCCAAATGGGTGCCCCAGCTCGCCGATGCCGAGGCCGTGCTCGAGGCGCTGCAGGATCGGATCGATCAGCTGCGCGTACTCGTTCCGAATCGCCGCGGCCTCGACCGGGCCCGGGGTTCGGGCGTTCGAAACGTCGCGGTCACGGTGGCGGCGACCGACGGCTACAACCAGCACAACCTGAATTGCTCCGTCGAGGAGACGCTCCAGGAGATCCAGTCGATCGCCGCTGAGGCACGGCGCGACCGGATCGTGGTCGACGCGAGCCTCAGCGTGGCGTTCGGTTGTCCCTATGAAGGGGCGGTTCCGCCGGAACGGGTGGCCGAGGTCGCGGCGGCACTGGCCGATGCCGGCATCGAGGAGATCGCGCTGGCCGATACCATCGGCGTCGCCAACCCAGCGCAGGTCGAGGCGCTCTTCCAGACGTTGAAGGAGCGGCTGCCCGCGATTCGCTGGGGCGCGCATTTCCACGACACCCGCGGCACCGCGCTGGCCAACCTGCTCTCGGCGCTGGAAACCGGCGTCAACCTCTTCGAAGGTTCGGTCGGCGGCATCGGCGGCAGCCCCTTCGCCCCCGGCGCGGCCGGCAACCTCTGCAGCGAAGATGCCCTCGCGATGCTCGAGGCGATGGGCATCGCGACCGGGGTCGATGTCAGCCGGCTCATTGTGGTGTCCCGCGGACTCGAGCGCACCCTCGGCGCCCCGATGCCCGGCAGGATCCACGCCCTGGCACCGCCGGAAACGGGAAGCGTCTCGGCATGA
- a CDS encoding enoyl-CoA hydratase-related protein — MEFKNLLYGRRDAVATITINRPDNRNALSTETVAELGAALEQAKGDGQIRVIVITGAGKVFCAGADLNSFRSEQPELDRYFQRRQLADLFLAMTELGKPTIARVNGHALAGGFGLVAACDLAIAASDAQFGMPEVNVGVFPMMIMAIVFRNVPRKAGMELMLTGKRIDAAEAARIGLINRHVPPAQLDAEVDTLAGELAKKSPIAMRLGLEAFYRMQDMSFPSAIAYLQDQLALLGLSDDLKEGVTAFFEKREPRFTGK, encoded by the coding sequence GTGGAGTTCAAGAACCTCCTCTACGGGCGGCGCGACGCGGTCGCCACGATCACGATCAACCGTCCCGACAATCGCAACGCTTTGAGCACGGAAACGGTGGCCGAACTCGGCGCGGCGCTCGAGCAGGCCAAGGGCGACGGGCAAATCCGGGTCATCGTGATCACGGGGGCGGGCAAGGTCTTCTGCGCCGGTGCCGACCTGAACAGCTTTCGCAGTGAGCAACCCGAGCTGGACCGTTATTTCCAGCGCCGTCAGCTCGCCGATCTCTTCCTCGCGATGACGGAGTTGGGCAAGCCAACGATTGCCCGCGTCAACGGCCACGCGCTCGCCGGCGGTTTCGGTCTCGTAGCCGCCTGCGACCTCGCCATCGCCGCCAGCGACGCCCAATTCGGCATGCCCGAAGTGAACGTCGGCGTCTTCCCGATGATGATCATGGCGATCGTCTTTCGCAACGTGCCGCGCAAAGCCGGGATGGAATTGATGCTGACGGGCAAGCGCATCGACGCCGCTGAGGCAGCCCGCATCGGTCTCATCAACCGGCACGTGCCGCCGGCGCAGCTCGACGCCGAGGTCGACACGCTCGCCGGCGAACTCGCGAAAAAGAGCCCCATCGCCATGCGGCTCGGCCTCGAGGCCTTCTACCGCATGCAGGACATGAGCTTCCCGTCGGCGATTGCCTACCTGCAGGACCAGCTCGCCCTGCTCGGCTTGAGCGATGACCTGAAGGAAGGTGTCACCGCCTTCTTCGAAAAGCGAGAGCCGCGGTTCACCGGCAAATGA